In Chryseobacterium gleum, a single genomic region encodes these proteins:
- a CDS encoding phage holin family protein produces the protein MNLIIRLFITAIVAYLLTKILPGVHFEGFSSAIIFAIVLGVLNIFVKPILSLFGLPLTILTLGFFALVINAAIVLIADYFIDSMVVDGFWWAFIFSILLSIVTSLANSMFSDGD, from the coding sequence ATGAACTTAATTATCCGACTATTTATTACAGCGATTGTCGCTTACCTTTTAACCAAAATTTTACCAGGGGTACATTTTGAAGGATTCTCTTCAGCCATTATCTTTGCTATTGTGCTTGGGGTTCTTAACATATTTGTGAAGCCAATTTTAAGTCTATTCGGTCTTCCGCTAACGATTCTTACTTTAGGATTCTTTGCTCTGGTAATTAATGCCGCAATTGTTCTGATTGCAGACTATTTCATCGACAGTATGGTCGTAGATGGCTTCTGGTGGGCATTTATCTTCAGTATATTATTGTCAATTGTAACCTCTTTGGCGAACTCAATGTTCTCAGATGGAGATTAA